In Mycobacteriales bacterium, the genomic stretch CGGCCGTGTTCGTCCTGCTCTACTGGGACGTCCGGCTGCCGGCCTCGTTCGACCTGATCCCCTGGTACCCGATCGCCCCCTGGGCCGGCTGAGTCGCGTGTGGACACTCCCGGCCGGGAGTGTCCACGGCGGGCCGGGTCAGCTCAGCGGGCGACGTTCAGGACGCGCTGGCGGGTGTACTCGAGCATCCCCCAGTAGCCGTACTCGGCGCTGAGACCGGAGGAGCGGTAGCCGCCGACGGGGATGTGGCTGCGGACCGCGCCGTGCGTGTTGACCCACGCGGTGCACACGTCCAGCTGCCGGGCGACCCGGCGGCCCTCGGTCTCCTCGCCCCAGACCGACCCGCCCAGCCCGTACTCGGTGGCGTTGGCCCGCTCGACCGCCTCGTCCACGCGGTCGTACGCGATCACCGGCAGGACGGGTCCGGACTGCTCCTCCAGCTCCAGCGCGGTCCCCGGCGGCAGGTCGGTGACGACGGTGGGTGGGTAGAAGTGGCCGGGCCGGTTCAGCGGGTGGCCGCCGGTGATCACCCGGCCGCCGGCGTCGACGGCCGCGCGTACCAGCCCGTCCACCCGCGCCAGCCCGGCGGCGTCGACGAGCGGGCCGAGCTCGGTCCCCGGGTTGAGGCCGGGGCCGACCCTGGTCCGCTTGGCGATCTCGGTGAGCACCTCGACCAGCTCCTGCTGCTGCTCCCGGGAGACGTAGACCCGCTTGATCGCGCTGCAGAACTGGCCGCTGTTGTCCATGGCCCGCTCGAACACCCGCTCCGCGACGGCGGGGACGTCGGCGCCGGGCAGCAGGATGCAGGCGTCGTTGCCGCCGAGCTCGAGCGCGGTCCTCTTCAGGTCGCCGGCGGCGGCCGCGGCGACCTGCCGTCCCACCTCCAGCGAGCCGGTGAACGAGACCATCGCGACTCCCGGGTGCCCGGCCAGCCGCGCGCCGAGCTCGGCCGTACCGGAGATCACGTTGAGCACGCCGGGCGGCAGCGCGTCGCAGACGACCTGGCCCATGAGCAGGGTCGAGAGCGGGGTCAGCGGGGACGGCGTGAGCACCACGGTGTTGCCGGCGAGCAGGGCGGGGGCGATCTTGGTCGCCGCGATGATGATCGGGAAGCTGCTCGGGCCGATGGCGGCGACGACGCCGTGCGGGACGTGCTCCACGCGCAGGTAGGCCGTCGGCTCGTCGGCCACGGACTCCGGTTCGGCCGGGAGCTCCGAGGTCATCCGGAACCAGTCGGCGGCCAGCCGGACCTCGTCCCGCGCCCGCTCCAGCGGCTTGCCCTGCTCGTGGGTGAGCAGCCGGGCGACCTCCTCGGCCCGGTCGGCCAGCGCCTCGCCGCAATGCACCAGCAGCTCCCGGCGCTCGTCCCAGGACGCGGCCTCCCACCGGGAGGCGGTCCCGGCGGCCGCGGCGACGGCGGCGTCGAGCGCCTCGGGGCCGCAGTCGGGGAAATCCGCGAACTCCGTGCCCAGCGCGGGATTCTCCACCGGCAGCCGGTGCGCGCTCACCACGGCACGGCCGCCGATGGTCATCGGCTGGGTCATGAAGCTTGGCGTCCTCGTGCCGGACGGCGACATCTTTCCATTGTCCGGAGCAGGTAATAGCGGGAACATCTTCCAGAGTGCGGTCCAGAATATCGTGATCGAACGGTCACCTGGAGCGTTACGCCGCTGACCTGCGTCTATCCCTGCGGGACCGGGACCAACGCATTGTCTGTGGCAATCCACGTCATCATTTCCGCAATGAGCCGTCCGTGCCCGGCTTGCCGTCCCGATCGCCCCATTTCTTCCTCAACGGAGGCTGAGGCCGCCCGCCCGGAGCAGGTCGTAATGCAGCTGCTGGACCTGCTCGCAGGGCTCCAGGCCCAGTTCCTCGATGAGGCGCTCCCGCAGTTGCCGGTAGAGCGCGAGCGCCTCCGAGCGGCGGCCGGCGCTGCCGAGCACCTGCATGAGCTGGGCGTGGGAGCCCTCGTCGAGCGGATCGCTCGACACCAGCGCGCGCAGCTCCGCGATCAGGTCCTGGGCCCGCCCGGCCTCGATCTCGGCCTGGATGCGCAGGAAGCGCGCGGCCCGCAGCTGCTCCTGCAGCTCGACGACGTACGAGGACAGCACCGGGCCGCAGGGCACGTTCGCCAACGGTGTGTCGGACCAGAGGTCCAGGCCGGAGCGCAGCAGCCGGGCCGCCTCCTCGTACTGGCCGGCGTGGAAGGCCTCCTGGCCCTGGGCCACCAGCTGCCGGAAGACGACCACGTCGATGTGGCCGGGCTCGACCCGCAGGACGTACCCGGGCCCCCGGGTGGCCAGGACGCGACGGCCGGAGGCGCCCAGGCCGGCGTCCTGCATGCAGCGCCGGAGCTGGTAGACGAGGGTCTGCACGCCGGTGCGGACGCTGCGCGGCGGCTCCTCGGACCAGACCTCGTGGATGATCGAGTCGGTGTGCACGAGGTGGCCCGAGCGCATGAGCAGCAGGGCCAGCAGCTGCAGCGTCTTCGGCGCGGTCGGCGCGTAGTCGCGGTCGTCCTTCCGGACTTCCACGGGACCCAGCAGACTGAAGCGGGGTGAGGCGGAATTGTCGCTGAGGGGGTGCGGCGCGCGCGAGAGGCCGGTCACCCCGCTTCCGGCAATAACGGTGACATCTCTCACGGGGGACCCCTCCGTACTATTTAGCGCCGGGCGGACGACGCTCCGTCGAACGGTACGAAAATGACTCCTCCGGGGGCAGTGAGCGGGACACCGGTGCGGGATGA encodes the following:
- a CDS encoding aldehyde dehydrogenase family protein, yielding MTQPMTIGGRAVVSAHRLPVENPALGTEFADFPDCGPEALDAAVAAAAGTASRWEAASWDERRELLVHCGEALADRAEEVARLLTHEQGKPLERARDEVRLAADWFRMTSELPAEPESVADEPTAYLRVEHVPHGVVAAIGPSSFPIIIAATKIAPALLAGNTVVLTPSPLTPLSTLLMGQVVCDALPPGVLNVISGTAELGARLAGHPGVAMVSFTGSLEVGRQVAAAAAGDLKRTALELGGNDACILLPGADVPAVAERVFERAMDNSGQFCSAIKRVYVSREQQQELVEVLTEIAKRTRVGPGLNPGTELGPLVDAAGLARVDGLVRAAVDAGGRVITGGHPLNRPGHFYPPTVVTDLPPGTALELEEQSGPVLPVIAYDRVDEAVERANATEYGLGGSVWGEETEGRRVARQLDVCTAWVNTHGAVRSHIPVGGYRSSGLSAEYGYWGMLEYTRQRVLNVAR
- a CDS encoding AfsR/SARP family transcriptional regulator, whose translation is MEVRKDDRDYAPTAPKTLQLLALLLMRSGHLVHTDSIIHEVWSEEPPRSVRTGVQTLVYQLRRCMQDAGLGASGRRVLATRGPGYVLRVEPGHIDVVVFRQLVAQGQEAFHAGQYEEAARLLRSGLDLWSDTPLANVPCGPVLSSYVVELQEQLRAARFLRIQAEIEAGRAQDLIAELRALVSSDPLDEGSHAQLMQVLGSAGRRSEALALYRQLRERLIEELGLEPCEQVQQLHYDLLRAGGLSLR